One window from the genome of Oryctolagus cuniculus chromosome 1, mOryCun1.1, whole genome shotgun sequence encodes:
- the LOC103350505 gene encoding olfactory receptor 52N1, translating into MPFLNGTILTPASFILNGIPGLEEVHLWISFPLCTMYGIAITGNFGLIYLIHSEEALHRPMYIFLALLSFTDVLMCTSTLPNTLCILWFNLKEIDFKACLAQMFFVHTFTGMESGVLMLMALDRYVAICYPLRYATILTNSVIAKAGLLTFLRGVMLVIPFTFLTKRLPYCRGNVIPHTYCDHMSVAKISCGNVKVNAIYGLMVALLIGGFDILCITISYTMILRAVVSLSSAEARQKAFSTCTAHICAIVITYVPAFFTFFTHRFGGHTIPPHIHIIMANLYLLMPPTMNPIVYGVKTKQIREGVIRVLLKGKEKNPQRFK; encoded by the coding sequence ATGCCATTTCTAAATGGCAccatcctaactccagcttcattCATCCTAAATGGCATTCCTGGTCTGGAAGAAGTGCATTTGTGGATATCCTTCCCGCTGTGCACTATGTATGGAATTGCTATCACAGGTAACTTTGGCCTTATATACCTCATCCACTCTGAAGAGGCCCTACACAGACCTATGTACATCTTCTTAGCCCTGCTTTCCTTCACAGATGTGCTCATGTGCACCAGCACTCTTCCCAACACCCTCTGCATATTGTGGTTCAACCTCAAGGAGATTGATTTTAAGGCCTGCCTGGCCCAGATGTTCTTTGTCCACACCTTCACAGGCATGGAGTCTGGGGTACTCATGCTCATGGCCCTGgatcgctatgtggccatctgctaCCCCTTGCGCTATGCCACTATCCTCACTAACTCAGTCATTGCCAAGGCTGGACTCCTCACTTTTCTTAGAGGTGTGATGCTTGTTATCCCTTTCACTTTCCTCACCAAGCGCCTGCCATACTGCAGGGGTAATGTCATACCCCACACCTACTGTGACCACATGTCTGTTGCCAAGATATCCTGTGGTAATGTCAAGGTCAATGCCATCTATGGTCTGATGGTTGCCCTCCTGATTGGGGGCTTCGACATCTTGTGCATCACCATCTCCTATACTATGATTCTTAGAGCCGTTGTGAGTCTGTCATCGGCAGAAGCTCGACAGAAGGCCTTCAGCACCTGCACGGCCCACATCTGTGCCATTGTCATCACCTATGTCCCAGCTTTCTTCACCTTCTTTACACACCGCTTCGGTGGACACACCATCCCTCCCCACATACACATTATTATGGCTAATCTCTATCTACTCATGCCTCCCACAATGAATCCTATTGTGTATGGGGTGAAAACCAAGCAGATACGAGAAGGTGTCATTAGGGTCCTGcttaagggaaaagaaaagaatcctCAAAGATTTAAATAG